In the Halichoerus grypus chromosome 4, mHalGry1.hap1.1, whole genome shotgun sequence genome, one interval contains:
- the BCS1L gene encoding mitochondrial chaperone BCS1 isoform X1, translating into MPLSDFILALKDNPYFGAGFGLVGVGTALALARKGAQLGLVAFRRHYMITLEVPARDRSYAWLLSWLTRHSTRTQHLSVETSYLQHESGRISTKFEFVPSPGNHFIWYQGKWIRVERSREMQMIDLQTGTPWESVTFTALGTDRKVFFNILEEARELALQQEEGKTVMYTAMGSEWRPFGYPRRRRPLNSVVLGQGLADRIVRDVREFIDNPKWYTDRGIPYRRGYLLYGPPGCGKSSFITALAGELEHSICLLSLTDSSLSDDRLNHLLSVAPQQSLVLLEDVDAAFLSRDLAAENPVKYQGLGRLTFSGLLNALDGVASTEARIVFMTTNHVDRLDPALIRPGRVDMKEYVGYCSHWQLTHMFQRFYPGQAPSLAEAFAGRVLQGTTQISPAQVQGYFMLYKNDPAGAIHNAESLRT; encoded by the exons ATGCCCCTCTCAGACTTTATTCTGGCCCTGAAGGACAATCCCTACTTTGGGGCTGGATTTGGGCTTGTGGGTGTGGGCacagccctggccctggcccggAAGGGTGCCCAACTGGGCCTGGTGGCATTCCGGCGCCATTACATGATCACACTGGAAGTCCCTGCTCGAGACCGAAGCTATGCCTGGTTGCTTAGCTGGCTCACCCGCCACAGTACCCGTACTCAGCACCTCAGTGTTGAGACTTCGTACCTTCAGCATGAGAGTGGGCGCATCTCCACTAAGTTTGAATTTGTCCCCAGCCCTGGAAACCACTTTATCTG GTATCAGGGGAAATGGATCCGAGTGGAACGAAGCCGAGAGATGCAGATGATAGACCTGCAGACAGGGACCCCTTGGGAATCTGTCACCTTCACAGCTCTGGGCACTGACCGAAAGGTTTTCTTCAACATCCTGGAGGAAG CTCGAGAGCTGGCCTTgcagcaggaggaagggaagacgGTCATGTACACAGCCATGGGCTCTGAGTGGCGTCCTTTTGGCTATCCACGCCGGCGGCGGCCGCTGAATTCTGTGGTTCTAGGACAGGGTCTGGCTGACCGAATTGTCAGAGACGTCCGGGAATTCATCGATAACCCCAAGTGGTACACTGACAGAG GCATTCCCTACAGACGTGGCTACCTGCTTTATGGGCCCCCTGGTTGTGGAAAAAGCAGTTTTAT CACAGCCCTGGCAGGGGAACTGGAACACAGCATCTGCCTGCTGAGCCTTACGGACTCCAGCCTCTCCGACGACCGGCTCAACCACCTGCTGAGCGTGGCCCCACAGCAGAGCCTGGTGCTCCTGGAGGACGTGGATGCAGCCTTTCTTAGCCGAGACCTAGCTGCAGAGA ACCCAGTCAAGTACCAAGGTCTGGGTCGCCTCACCTTCAGCGGACTGCTCAATGCCTTGGATGGCGTGGCATCCACCGAGGCACGCATCGTGTTCATGACCACCAACCATGTTGACAG GCTGGACCCTGCCCTGATACGCCCTGGACGAGTAGACATGAAGGAGTACGTGGGCTACTGCTCACACTGGCAGCTGACCCACATGTTCCAGAGGTTCTACCCAGGGCAGGCGCCTTCCTTGGCTGAGGCCTTTGCAGGACGTGTCCTTCAAGGTACAACTCAGATCAGTCCTGCCCAGGTACAGGGCTACTTCATGCTGTATAAAAATGACCCTGCAGGGGCAATTCACAATGCTGAGTCTCTGAGGACATGA
- the BCS1L gene encoding mitochondrial chaperone BCS1 isoform X2: protein MPLSDFILALKDNPYFGAGFGLVGVGTALALARKGAQLGLVAFRRHYMITLEVPARDRSYAWLLSWLTRHSTRTQHLSVETSYLQHESGRISTKFEFVPSPGNHFIWYQGKWIRVERSREMQMIDLQTGTPWESVTFTALGTDRKVFFNILEEARELALQQEEGKTVMYTAMGSEWRPFGYPRRRRPLNSVVLGQGLADRIVRDVREFIDNPKWYTDRALAGELEHSICLLSLTDSSLSDDRLNHLLSVAPQQSLVLLEDVDAAFLSRDLAAENPVKYQGLGRLTFSGLLNALDGVASTEARIVFMTTNHVDRLDPALIRPGRVDMKEYVGYCSHWQLTHMFQRFYPGQAPSLAEAFAGRVLQGTTQISPAQVQGYFMLYKNDPAGAIHNAESLRT, encoded by the exons ATGCCCCTCTCAGACTTTATTCTGGCCCTGAAGGACAATCCCTACTTTGGGGCTGGATTTGGGCTTGTGGGTGTGGGCacagccctggccctggcccggAAGGGTGCCCAACTGGGCCTGGTGGCATTCCGGCGCCATTACATGATCACACTGGAAGTCCCTGCTCGAGACCGAAGCTATGCCTGGTTGCTTAGCTGGCTCACCCGCCACAGTACCCGTACTCAGCACCTCAGTGTTGAGACTTCGTACCTTCAGCATGAGAGTGGGCGCATCTCCACTAAGTTTGAATTTGTCCCCAGCCCTGGAAACCACTTTATCTG GTATCAGGGGAAATGGATCCGAGTGGAACGAAGCCGAGAGATGCAGATGATAGACCTGCAGACAGGGACCCCTTGGGAATCTGTCACCTTCACAGCTCTGGGCACTGACCGAAAGGTTTTCTTCAACATCCTGGAGGAAG CTCGAGAGCTGGCCTTgcagcaggaggaagggaagacgGTCATGTACACAGCCATGGGCTCTGAGTGGCGTCCTTTTGGCTATCCACGCCGGCGGCGGCCGCTGAATTCTGTGGTTCTAGGACAGGGTCTGGCTGACCGAATTGTCAGAGACGTCCGGGAATTCATCGATAACCCCAAGTGGTACACTGACAGAG CCCTGGCAGGGGAACTGGAACACAGCATCTGCCTGCTGAGCCTTACGGACTCCAGCCTCTCCGACGACCGGCTCAACCACCTGCTGAGCGTGGCCCCACAGCAGAGCCTGGTGCTCCTGGAGGACGTGGATGCAGCCTTTCTTAGCCGAGACCTAGCTGCAGAGA ACCCAGTCAAGTACCAAGGTCTGGGTCGCCTCACCTTCAGCGGACTGCTCAATGCCTTGGATGGCGTGGCATCCACCGAGGCACGCATCGTGTTCATGACCACCAACCATGTTGACAG GCTGGACCCTGCCCTGATACGCCCTGGACGAGTAGACATGAAGGAGTACGTGGGCTACTGCTCACACTGGCAGCTGACCCACATGTTCCAGAGGTTCTACCCAGGGCAGGCGCCTTCCTTGGCTGAGGCCTTTGCAGGACGTGTCCTTCAAGGTACAACTCAGATCAGTCCTGCCCAGGTACAGGGCTACTTCATGCTGTATAAAAATGACCCTGCAGGGGCAATTCACAATGCTGAGTCTCTGAGGACATGA
- the BCS1L gene encoding mitochondrial chaperone BCS1 isoform X3, giving the protein MQMIDLQTGTPWESVTFTALGTDRKVFFNILEEARELALQQEEGKTVMYTAMGSEWRPFGYPRRRRPLNSVVLGQGLADRIVRDVREFIDNPKWYTDRGIPYRRGYLLYGPPGCGKSSFITALAGELEHSICLLSLTDSSLSDDRLNHLLSVAPQQSLVLLEDVDAAFLSRDLAAENPVKYQGLGRLTFSGLLNALDGVASTEARIVFMTTNHVDRLDPALIRPGRVDMKEYVGYCSHWQLTHMFQRFYPGQAPSLAEAFAGRVLQGTTQISPAQVQGYFMLYKNDPAGAIHNAESLRT; this is encoded by the exons ATGCAGATGATAGACCTGCAGACAGGGACCCCTTGGGAATCTGTCACCTTCACAGCTCTGGGCACTGACCGAAAGGTTTTCTTCAACATCCTGGAGGAAG CTCGAGAGCTGGCCTTgcagcaggaggaagggaagacgGTCATGTACACAGCCATGGGCTCTGAGTGGCGTCCTTTTGGCTATCCACGCCGGCGGCGGCCGCTGAATTCTGTGGTTCTAGGACAGGGTCTGGCTGACCGAATTGTCAGAGACGTCCGGGAATTCATCGATAACCCCAAGTGGTACACTGACAGAG GCATTCCCTACAGACGTGGCTACCTGCTTTATGGGCCCCCTGGTTGTGGAAAAAGCAGTTTTAT CACAGCCCTGGCAGGGGAACTGGAACACAGCATCTGCCTGCTGAGCCTTACGGACTCCAGCCTCTCCGACGACCGGCTCAACCACCTGCTGAGCGTGGCCCCACAGCAGAGCCTGGTGCTCCTGGAGGACGTGGATGCAGCCTTTCTTAGCCGAGACCTAGCTGCAGAGA ACCCAGTCAAGTACCAAGGTCTGGGTCGCCTCACCTTCAGCGGACTGCTCAATGCCTTGGATGGCGTGGCATCCACCGAGGCACGCATCGTGTTCATGACCACCAACCATGTTGACAG GCTGGACCCTGCCCTGATACGCCCTGGACGAGTAGACATGAAGGAGTACGTGGGCTACTGCTCACACTGGCAGCTGACCCACATGTTCCAGAGGTTCTACCCAGGGCAGGCGCCTTCCTTGGCTGAGGCCTTTGCAGGACGTGTCCTTCAAGGTACAACTCAGATCAGTCCTGCCCAGGTACAGGGCTACTTCATGCTGTATAAAAATGACCCTGCAGGGGCAATTCACAATGCTGAGTCTCTGAGGACATGA
- the RNF25 gene encoding E3 ubiquitin-protein ligase RNF25 isoform X1, translating to MAATASAAAGEEDWVLPSEVEVLESIYLDELQVVKGNGRSSPWEISITLHPATAEDQDSQYVCFTLVLQVPAQYPNEVPQISIRNPRGLSDEQIHKISQALSHVANAGLGTAMLYELIEKGKEILTDNNIPHGQCVICLYGFQEKEAFTKTPCYHYFHCHCLARYIEHMERELQARGQEQERPHAATKQKAVGVQCPVCREPLVYDLASLKAAPEPQQPMELYQPNAESLRQQEERKRLYQRQQERGGIIDLEAERNRYFISLQQPPAHVEPESAIEASRGSQPPSALATELSTSSAAQPNLSAPLPVASQYMCEKIAGAGPNQQRLGETQKAMLDPPRASRGPWKQPERRHLKGGECHAHRGSSDTQELPPPEGPLKEPMDLKPEPCSQGVEGPPQEKGPGNWQGPPPRRTRDCARWERSKGRTPGSSYPRLPRGRGAYRPGTRREPLSLESEDGS from the exons ATGGCGGCGACTGCGTCGGCGGCTGCAGGGGAGGAGGACTG GGTACTTCCCTCTGAAGTCGAGGTGCTAGAATCTATCTATCTGGATGAACTACAGGTGGTTAAAGGAAACGGCAG ATCTTCACCGTGGGAGATCTCCATCACCCTGCACCCTGCCACTGCAGAAGACCAGGATTCACAGTATGTGTGCTTCACTCTGGTGCTTCAGGTCCCAGCACAG TACCCCAATGAGGTGCCACAGATCTCTATCCGTAACCCGCGAGGACTCTCAGATGAACAGATCCACAA GATTTCACAGGCGCTGAGCCACGTGGCCAACGCTGGGCTGGGTACTGCCATGCTCTATGAACTCATCGAG aaagggaaggaaatcctCACAGACAACAACATCCCCCATGGCCAGTGCGTCATCTGCCTCTATGGTTTCCAG GAGAAGGAGGCCTTTACCAAAACCCCGTGTTACCACTACTTCCACTGCCACTGCCTCGCTCGGTACATCGAGCACATGGAGCGTGAGCTGCAGGCTCGAGGCCAGGAGCAGGAGCGGCCGCACGCCGCAACCAAGCAG aaggcAGTCGGTGTGCAGTGTCCGGTGTGCAGAGAGCCCCTCGTGTATGATCTTGCCTCACTGAAAGCAGCCCCCGAACCCCAACAGCCCATG gagctATACCAGCCCAACGCAGAGAGCTTGCGCCAACAAGAAGAGCGCAAGCGGCTCTACCAGAGGCAGCAGGAGCGGGGGGGCATCATTGACCTCGAGGCTGAGCGGAACCGGTACTTCATCAGCCTCCAGCAG CCTCCTGCCCATGTGGAGCCTGAGTCGGCTATAGAGGCCTCCAGAGGATCCCAGCCACCCAGTGCCCTTGCCACAGAACTGTCCACCTCATCAGCTGCCCAACCCAACCTGTCAGCTCCTCTGCCCGTGGCCTCCCAGTACATGTGTGAGAAGATTGCAGGGGCTGGGCCAAATCAGCAAAGGTTGGGCGAGACCCAGAAAGCTATGCTAGACCCCCCCCGGGCCAGTCGAGGCCCCTGGAAACAGCCTGAACGGAGGCACCTAAAGGGAGGGGAGTGCCATGCCCACAGAGGTTCCAGTGACACCCAGGAACTGCCACCTCCTGAGGGGCCCCTCAAGGAGCCCATGGACCTAAAGCCAGAACCCTGTAGCCAAGGGGTTGAAGGTCCTCCCCAAGAGAAGGGCCCTGGCAATTGGCAGGGTCCCCCACCCCGCAGGACTCGGGACTGTGCTCGCTGGGAGCGCTCCAAGGGTCGGACACCAGGTTCCTCCTACCCCCGCCTGCCTCGGGGTCGGGGAGCCTATCGTCCTGGTACTCGAAGGGAGCCCCTGAGCCTGGAGTCTGAGGATGGTTCCTAG
- the RNF25 gene encoding E3 ubiquitin-protein ligase RNF25 isoform X3 translates to MAATASAAAGEEDWVLPSEVEVLESIYLDELQVVKGNGRSSPWEISITLHPATAEDQDSQYVCFTLVLQVPAQYPNEVPQISIRNPRGLSDEQIHKISQALSHVANAGLGTAMLYELIEEKEAFTKTPCYHYFHCHCLARYIEHMERELQARGQEQERPHAATKQKAVGVQCPVCREPLVYDLASLKAAPEPQQPMELYQPNAESLRQQEERKRLYQRQQERGGIIDLEAERNRYFISLQQPPAHVEPESAIEASRGSQPPSALATELSTSSAAQPNLSAPLPVASQYMCEKIAGAGPNQQRLGETQKAMLDPPRASRGPWKQPERRHLKGGECHAHRGSSDTQELPPPEGPLKEPMDLKPEPCSQGVEGPPQEKGPGNWQGPPPRRTRDCARWERSKGRTPGSSYPRLPRGRGAYRPGTRREPLSLESEDGS, encoded by the exons ATGGCGGCGACTGCGTCGGCGGCTGCAGGGGAGGAGGACTG GGTACTTCCCTCTGAAGTCGAGGTGCTAGAATCTATCTATCTGGATGAACTACAGGTGGTTAAAGGAAACGGCAG ATCTTCACCGTGGGAGATCTCCATCACCCTGCACCCTGCCACTGCAGAAGACCAGGATTCACAGTATGTGTGCTTCACTCTGGTGCTTCAGGTCCCAGCACAG TACCCCAATGAGGTGCCACAGATCTCTATCCGTAACCCGCGAGGACTCTCAGATGAACAGATCCACAA GATTTCACAGGCGCTGAGCCACGTGGCCAACGCTGGGCTGGGTACTGCCATGCTCTATGAACTCATCGAG GAGAAGGAGGCCTTTACCAAAACCCCGTGTTACCACTACTTCCACTGCCACTGCCTCGCTCGGTACATCGAGCACATGGAGCGTGAGCTGCAGGCTCGAGGCCAGGAGCAGGAGCGGCCGCACGCCGCAACCAAGCAG aaggcAGTCGGTGTGCAGTGTCCGGTGTGCAGAGAGCCCCTCGTGTATGATCTTGCCTCACTGAAAGCAGCCCCCGAACCCCAACAGCCCATG gagctATACCAGCCCAACGCAGAGAGCTTGCGCCAACAAGAAGAGCGCAAGCGGCTCTACCAGAGGCAGCAGGAGCGGGGGGGCATCATTGACCTCGAGGCTGAGCGGAACCGGTACTTCATCAGCCTCCAGCAG CCTCCTGCCCATGTGGAGCCTGAGTCGGCTATAGAGGCCTCCAGAGGATCCCAGCCACCCAGTGCCCTTGCCACAGAACTGTCCACCTCATCAGCTGCCCAACCCAACCTGTCAGCTCCTCTGCCCGTGGCCTCCCAGTACATGTGTGAGAAGATTGCAGGGGCTGGGCCAAATCAGCAAAGGTTGGGCGAGACCCAGAAAGCTATGCTAGACCCCCCCCGGGCCAGTCGAGGCCCCTGGAAACAGCCTGAACGGAGGCACCTAAAGGGAGGGGAGTGCCATGCCCACAGAGGTTCCAGTGACACCCAGGAACTGCCACCTCCTGAGGGGCCCCTCAAGGAGCCCATGGACCTAAAGCCAGAACCCTGTAGCCAAGGGGTTGAAGGTCCTCCCCAAGAGAAGGGCCCTGGCAATTGGCAGGGTCCCCCACCCCGCAGGACTCGGGACTGTGCTCGCTGGGAGCGCTCCAAGGGTCGGACACCAGGTTCCTCCTACCCCCGCCTGCCTCGGGGTCGGGGAGCCTATCGTCCTGGTACTCGAAGGGAGCCCCTGAGCCTGGAGTCTGAGGATGGTTCCTAG
- the RNF25 gene encoding E3 ubiquitin-protein ligase RNF25 isoform X2, whose protein sequence is MAATASAAAGEEDWVLPSEVEVLESIYLDELQVVKGNGRSSPWEISITLHPATAEDQDSQYVCFTLVLQVPAQYPNEVPQISIRNPRGLSDEQIHKISQALSHVANAGLGTAMLYELIEKGKEILTDNNIPHGQCVICLYGFQEKEAFTKTPCYHYFHCHCLARYIEHMERELQARGQEQERPHAATKQAVGVQCPVCREPLVYDLASLKAAPEPQQPMELYQPNAESLRQQEERKRLYQRQQERGGIIDLEAERNRYFISLQQPPAHVEPESAIEASRGSQPPSALATELSTSSAAQPNLSAPLPVASQYMCEKIAGAGPNQQRLGETQKAMLDPPRASRGPWKQPERRHLKGGECHAHRGSSDTQELPPPEGPLKEPMDLKPEPCSQGVEGPPQEKGPGNWQGPPPRRTRDCARWERSKGRTPGSSYPRLPRGRGAYRPGTRREPLSLESEDGS, encoded by the exons ATGGCGGCGACTGCGTCGGCGGCTGCAGGGGAGGAGGACTG GGTACTTCCCTCTGAAGTCGAGGTGCTAGAATCTATCTATCTGGATGAACTACAGGTGGTTAAAGGAAACGGCAG ATCTTCACCGTGGGAGATCTCCATCACCCTGCACCCTGCCACTGCAGAAGACCAGGATTCACAGTATGTGTGCTTCACTCTGGTGCTTCAGGTCCCAGCACAG TACCCCAATGAGGTGCCACAGATCTCTATCCGTAACCCGCGAGGACTCTCAGATGAACAGATCCACAA GATTTCACAGGCGCTGAGCCACGTGGCCAACGCTGGGCTGGGTACTGCCATGCTCTATGAACTCATCGAG aaagggaaggaaatcctCACAGACAACAACATCCCCCATGGCCAGTGCGTCATCTGCCTCTATGGTTTCCAG GAGAAGGAGGCCTTTACCAAAACCCCGTGTTACCACTACTTCCACTGCCACTGCCTCGCTCGGTACATCGAGCACATGGAGCGTGAGCTGCAGGCTCGAGGCCAGGAGCAGGAGCGGCCGCACGCCGCAACCAAGCAG gcAGTCGGTGTGCAGTGTCCGGTGTGCAGAGAGCCCCTCGTGTATGATCTTGCCTCACTGAAAGCAGCCCCCGAACCCCAACAGCCCATG gagctATACCAGCCCAACGCAGAGAGCTTGCGCCAACAAGAAGAGCGCAAGCGGCTCTACCAGAGGCAGCAGGAGCGGGGGGGCATCATTGACCTCGAGGCTGAGCGGAACCGGTACTTCATCAGCCTCCAGCAG CCTCCTGCCCATGTGGAGCCTGAGTCGGCTATAGAGGCCTCCAGAGGATCCCAGCCACCCAGTGCCCTTGCCACAGAACTGTCCACCTCATCAGCTGCCCAACCCAACCTGTCAGCTCCTCTGCCCGTGGCCTCCCAGTACATGTGTGAGAAGATTGCAGGGGCTGGGCCAAATCAGCAAAGGTTGGGCGAGACCCAGAAAGCTATGCTAGACCCCCCCCGGGCCAGTCGAGGCCCCTGGAAACAGCCTGAACGGAGGCACCTAAAGGGAGGGGAGTGCCATGCCCACAGAGGTTCCAGTGACACCCAGGAACTGCCACCTCCTGAGGGGCCCCTCAAGGAGCCCATGGACCTAAAGCCAGAACCCTGTAGCCAAGGGGTTGAAGGTCCTCCCCAAGAGAAGGGCCCTGGCAATTGGCAGGGTCCCCCACCCCGCAGGACTCGGGACTGTGCTCGCTGGGAGCGCTCCAAGGGTCGGACACCAGGTTCCTCCTACCCCCGCCTGCCTCGGGGTCGGGGAGCCTATCGTCCTGGTACTCGAAGGGAGCCCCTGAGCCTGGAGTCTGAGGATGGTTCCTAG